A single region of the Malaclemys terrapin pileata isolate rMalTer1 chromosome 2, rMalTer1.hap1, whole genome shotgun sequence genome encodes:
- the SDCBP gene encoding syntenin-1 isoform X2: MSLYPSLEDLKVDKVIQAQTAFSSNPANAAILSEASTPIPQDGSLYPRLYPELSEYMGLSLNEEEVQKNLPMVADTQSQGLVTRPSSVNYMVAPVTGNDIGIRRAEIKQGIREIIVCKDQDGKIGLRLKSIDNGIFVQLVQANSPASLAGLRFGDQVLQINGENCAGWSSEKSHKVLKQASGERISMIIRDRPFERTLTMHKDSTGHVGFIFKNGKVTSIVKDSSAARNGLLTEHNMCEINGQNVIGLKDSQIADILATAGNVVTITIMPSYIFEHIIKRMASGIMKSLMDHTIPEV; encoded by the exons ATGTCTCTCTATCCTTCTCTGGAAGATCTGAAAGTGGACAAGGTAATTCAG GCCCAGACTGCCTTTTCGTCAAACCCTGCCAATGCAGCAATTTTGTCTGAAGCCTCCACTCCCATCCCTCAAGATGGAA gCCTCTATCCCAGACTATACCCAGAACTTTCTGAGTACATGGGTCTGAGTCTTAATGAAGAAGAGGTACAGAAAAACTTGCCAATGGTTGCAGATACACAATCTCAGGGG CTGGTAACAAGACCCTCCAGTGTGAATTATATGGTGGCTCCAGTAACTGGAAACGATATTGGAATTCGCAGAGCAGAGATTAAACAAGGCATCCGTGAAATAATTGTGTGTAaagatcaggatggaaaaatcGGACTTCGTCTTAAATCTATAGACAAT GGTATATTTGTCCAGTTAGTACAAGCCAACTCTCCAGCATCTTTAGCTGGTCTGAGGTTTGGGGACCAAGTTCTGCAAATTAATGGTGAAAATTGTGCAGGATGGAGCTCTGAGAAATCCCATAAAGTTCTCAAGCAGGCTTCAGGGGAGAGAATTTCGATGATCATTCGTGACAG GCCTTTTGAACGAACTCTTACTATGCATAAGGACAGCACAGGTCATGTTGGTTTCATATTCAAAAATGGAAAAGTAACCTCAATAGTGAAAGACAGTTCTGCTGCTAGAAATGGACTTCTTACAGAGCACAACATGTGTGAAATAAATGGCCAGAACGTAATTGGACTGAAG GACTCCCAAATTGCAGATATATTGGCAACAGCTGGGAATGTTGTGACAATTACTATCATGCCTTCATATATCTTTGAACACATAATTAAGAG
- the SDCBP gene encoding syntenin-1 isoform X1 → MSLYPSLEDLKVDKVIQAQTAFSSNPANAAILSEASTPIPQDGSLYPRLYPELSEYMGLSLNEEEVQKNLPMVADTQSQGQLVTRPSSVNYMVAPVTGNDIGIRRAEIKQGIREIIVCKDQDGKIGLRLKSIDNGIFVQLVQANSPASLAGLRFGDQVLQINGENCAGWSSEKSHKVLKQASGERISMIIRDRPFERTLTMHKDSTGHVGFIFKNGKVTSIVKDSSAARNGLLTEHNMCEINGQNVIGLKDSQIADILATAGNVVTITIMPSYIFEHIIKRMASGIMKSLMDHTIPEV, encoded by the exons ATGTCTCTCTATCCTTCTCTGGAAGATCTGAAAGTGGACAAGGTAATTCAG GCCCAGACTGCCTTTTCGTCAAACCCTGCCAATGCAGCAATTTTGTCTGAAGCCTCCACTCCCATCCCTCAAGATGGAA gCCTCTATCCCAGACTATACCCAGAACTTTCTGAGTACATGGGTCTGAGTCTTAATGAAGAAGAGGTACAGAAAAACTTGCCAATGGTTGCAGATACACAATCTCAGGGG CAGCTGGTAACAAGACCCTCCAGTGTGAATTATATGGTGGCTCCAGTAACTGGAAACGATATTGGAATTCGCAGAGCAGAGATTAAACAAGGCATCCGTGAAATAATTGTGTGTAaagatcaggatggaaaaatcGGACTTCGTCTTAAATCTATAGACAAT GGTATATTTGTCCAGTTAGTACAAGCCAACTCTCCAGCATCTTTAGCTGGTCTGAGGTTTGGGGACCAAGTTCTGCAAATTAATGGTGAAAATTGTGCAGGATGGAGCTCTGAGAAATCCCATAAAGTTCTCAAGCAGGCTTCAGGGGAGAGAATTTCGATGATCATTCGTGACAG GCCTTTTGAACGAACTCTTACTATGCATAAGGACAGCACAGGTCATGTTGGTTTCATATTCAAAAATGGAAAAGTAACCTCAATAGTGAAAGACAGTTCTGCTGCTAGAAATGGACTTCTTACAGAGCACAACATGTGTGAAATAAATGGCCAGAACGTAATTGGACTGAAG GACTCCCAAATTGCAGATATATTGGCAACAGCTGGGAATGTTGTGACAATTACTATCATGCCTTCATATATCTTTGAACACATAATTAAGAG